A stretch of the Alnus glutinosa chromosome 6, dhAlnGlut1.1, whole genome shotgun sequence genome encodes the following:
- the LOC133870883 gene encoding protein ENHANCED DISEASE RESISTANCE 2-like has translation MNMCPTKQKHRSSGGRTSKSGEPTTTTTAAEWMSEAIHGGSLRHVDLHKGTNGWASPPGDLFSLRSKHYLTKRIKSPAGEYLFSPVGMDWLKSTAKLDNILGRPDNRVFHALRKDQALGKSLKSFVLAVNLQVPGKDHHSAVFYFAAEDPIPTGSLLYRFVNGDDAFRNQRFKIVNRIVKGPWIVKKAVGNYSACLLGKALTCNYHRGPNYLEIDVDIGSSAIASAILHLALGYVTSVTIDMGFVVEAQAEEELPERLLGAVRVCQMEMSSATMVDAPHAPAMARGLGFAKVNHREPGDYDDDGENGSI, from the coding sequence atgAACATGTGCCCTACAAAGCAAAAGCATCGGAGCTCCGGTGGCCGTACTTCCAAATCCGGTGAGCCCACTACGACGACCACCGCGGCGGAATGGATGTCGGAGGCCATACACGGGGGATCCCTGCGCCACGTGGACCTCCACAAGGGGACCAATGGCTGGGCCTCGCCGCCCGGCGACCTGTTCTCCCTCCGCTCCAAGCACTACCTGACAAAGCGGATCAAATCCCCAGCCGGCGAGTACCTCTTCTCTCCGGTTGGCATGGACTGGTTGAAATCGACCGCCAAGCTCGACAACATACTCGGGCGCCCCGACAACCGCGTGTTCCACGCGCTCCGTAAGGACCAGGCCCTAGGCAAGTCCCTCAAGAGCTTCGTTCTCGCTGTGAATCTCCAAGTACCCGGGAAGGACCACCACAGCGCCGTGTTCTACTTCGCCGCAGAGGATCCTATCCCCACTGGCTCGCTCCTCTACCGGTTCGTGAACGGCGACGATGCGTTCCGGAACCAGCGGTTCAAGATCGTGAACCGGATCGTCAAAGGACCGTGGATCGTGAAAAAGGCGGTGGGGAACTACAGCGCATGCTTGCTAGGCAAGGCCTTGACATGTAATTACCATAGAGGTCCTAACTACTTAGAGATCGACGTGGACATCGGGAGCTCGGCGATCGCGAGCGCGATTCTGCACCTCGCGCTGGGGTACGTGACGAGCGTGACGATCGACATGGGGTTCGTGGTGGAGGCGCAGGCGGAGGAAGAGCTGCCGGAGAGGCTGCTCGGCGCGGTTAGGGTTTGCCAGATGGAAATGTCGTCGGCCACCATGGTCGACGCGCCGCATGCTCCGGCGATGGCACGTGGGTTGGGGTTTGCCAAGGTGAACCACCGCGAGCCCGGCGATTATGACGACGATGGTGAAAATGGAAGCATTTAA